Sequence from the Xiphophorus couchianus chromosome 23, X_couchianus-1.0, whole genome shotgun sequence genome:
ACTACCAGCGCAGCTTTGTGCGACAAAGAGGCGATAAGACCAACACTTTTATTCCTTTAAATGACCcgtgaatattatttttacctGAGCTGAACTGGGAGGACGCAGCCATTCACGCCGCACAAAGGGAACAGCAGACCATGCGTAAATTGCATCTTCATTTGCATTCCCGGTGTCCCCCCAGCCCCCCTCCtcaaaaaatcatgcaaatctTAATGAGACAGTCTCCATTGTGACTGTAATTGAAAAGCTATTCTTTGTTAATTACTGTTTCTCAAAGGGGCTCCGTCCGCCGGTCACcgagctgaaaacaaaacacgaAAAAAGTTACTGattccagacacaaaaaaatgtagaaaagtatGACTATTGTCGACTTGAGAATTGGCTAATATTTAGAGTGTGTGCGGggttattttattgtaatgtgtGTTAATAAAACTGACCAAATTCATGCAACATATAAATAAAGccgccaaataaacaaaaacaaacaattgcagatatttaatgtatttttaagggcataaaaatacattattcataaaataatgaataactGTGTAGTCAAGTTGCAAATAAGTCAAAATTTAATAACATACTAACCTTAAAAAACATAGATATAGTTGCGACTTATTTACTTTAGGGTAAAGCGTTGATTTTACGCTTTGTGCGCTcgattttgaatttgaaaaaaagaggaaatacaCGTTTTAATCAGGACTGAGGTTTAAGTCAAGACTTCCACATATTTCCCAACACTGAGCAGCAGAGCGCCCTGAGAGACCCCTCAGGGCTTGTTGAGCCTGAATCGGAGCAGACTGTGCTGGTGGTCCCTCCGTTCCTTAATTAGGAAATTAGCTGCACAGAGGGCCTCATTATCAAACTCCGGGTTACTCCTGACTgggtttctctctctctccctctctctcactctctcgctctctttctctctctctctgctacCGGTCAATTTCCATAAGGAGATTACAAGCGGATCAGTATTGAGATTTGCGCAGATAAACAAATAACCGGTCCCCGAGAATTAGATGACTACTAATTGGGCGTTAGTTTTATTGCTCCCGCGCTGTTTGTCACGCCCCATTGAACGGGAAAATGGAATCCGTGCGGTGATGTCTCTTTTTGAGTGGATTTACAACGACTATGACTCAAGACGAATAAAGTGGGATCTATCCCCACAATTTGGCAACAGAataatttttcccttttttttttttttttttttttttttgcaaaaccatTCGTGCGTGATTCtgatttagttttgtctgatttcagcTGTCAGTAGATTTTGCTAAATTGTTTAACGAGATTTAACTTCAAAATTTTTTGGCAGGacagaaaattaactttttatttgttaaagaaaattaaatcaatttcaGTTTGAATCAGGAAGGCGTCTTGgctttattctttgttttatcacaataataaaaacaaaacaaaaaaaaacgtgcGTTTAATTTGCTTTATGCGCGTTTCCCGTGTTACTGTTAGGCCCGCGGATGGCCcaacagtagctgcatttctgtCTTGTAAAACCCCCAGGAGGCGATTTCGCCCTAAAACGCAGCCTACAGAAGAGCTCCCGCAGATACTCAGGTGTTAATAGCTCATTCTCGATGGTCGATTCGCGTCGGGTTCATTAGCAGGTGTGAAATGATACGCACTTGGGTTTGGTTTCAGTGGCTGATGGTCGTTTGTAAAGGCGacacatgcaaataaaaaagcaaagggAGGGCTCTCCACGCTGATTGTTGTGTGGGAAAACAAGACTGCAAACAGCAGCTGACAGGGTTTAAAAGTGCTCAACTAAACTTTTCCTCATGGGGCCAAAAAAGAAAGAGCCCTTCTCATCCACAAGAGGTCGTTCATGTATTAGAGTTCCAAATAAAAGGTCCCTGAACGCAGCACAGATTCAGTCTATATTTCATGAAAGGATGATCTATTTAAATAGtggaactgaataaaaatcaagATAGGTAGTGGCTTTCATGAATGAAACTCTAAAATCGTTTTGCATGCTTTAGAAAAAGTTAGATAATTTTATCCTTGCAAAGATTGTATATGTTGACAGGAAATTGATCCATTGGAAAttcaacaaaaaccaaaacaaaaaatagcacAACTCTGTTCTAAAACGCTGAAAGGCTCATACTAAAAATTCCAGGTCATCCCAATATGGTGTCTAAAAtttaatgagtaaaataatCGAGTCGGTTTAAATTagtctaaaacaaaaatgatgaatCTACTGCAAatattgctgaaataaataaataattggtCTGATTGAATTTCAGAAAGTAATTTTAAAGtggattaaacatttaaaatattcatttaaacttaatataattttctcgcttttcttttgaattatGTATCATTTTACTATTAATTTAAACCTGCAACAAATGTAACCCAGTGGGGCTAAATTTTCCAATTCCAaactacatttatatttaaatcacCACAAATCTACTCTTCGTTTCATAACACTaatcttcagaaataaaaagtctAGTTAATAATACTACAGCTACTAATGCcgcccaaaataaaaaaattccacaTCATTATTTTCTCTggaataaaaccaaaatgaataCGAAAACAAGTCCCTTCATTTTCCCCTCAGTATTCTCCATCCTCAGCTTCTAAATGCTGAAATTTCTGCGCTCTTGTTGCTGAAGTGCGCTCCAGTTTTAAATCTTCTCctctttccctcctcctccaACCCAAAACGCACGGATGCGCTCTCCGGTTGGAGCTGCGCTCTGATTGGTCCGCTGCCTTTCATTGTCAGTCTGTCAAGCCACATCACATGATCCGGCCTCATGGGCCTATTAACGCACGAGCTTGGCGAACAAGTTACAGACTTGTGTTTGAGAGCCGAGAGGAACGGAGCTTCTCTGAGCGGACACAAACCAGAGACGCACCTGCACACACATTCGTCGCTTCAGGCAGAACTTTTTGGCGTTctctttgactttttctttggAGAGGGTTTGTGAACTTTTGATCCATTTTTTCCATGTGCATGTGAGTGATCGTTAAAAGTCGCCTGAATGtataacatgatggaaaccGAGATCAAGACCCCGCTCCCGCAGTCCAACTCGGGCTCGGCGCCGGGCGCAAAGAACAACAGCGCCAGCGACCAGGAGCGGGTGAAGCGGCCGATGAACGCCTTCATGGTCTGGTCCAGGGGCCAGCGGAGGAAGATGGCTCAAGAAAACCCCAAAATGCACAACTCTGAAATAAGCAAGCGGCTCGGTGCTGACTGGAAACTTCTGACCGACGCCGAGAAAAGGCCATTCATTGACGAGGCCAAGCGTCTACGGGCGATGCACATGAAGGAGCACCCGGATTATAAATACCGGCCCCGCAGGAAGACCAAGACCTTGCTCAAGAAAGACAAGTATTCTCTGCCTGGGGGACTGCTGGCGCCAGGATCCAACGCCGTCAACAACTCGGTGTCGGTGGGCCAGAGGATGGACGGTTACGCGCACATGAACGGCTGGACAAACAGCGCGTACTCCCTGATGCAGGACCAGCTGGCCTACCCTCAACATCACAGCATGAACAGCCCGCAGATCCAGCAGATGCACCGGTACGAGATGGCCGGCCTTCAGTACCCGATGATGTCCTCGGCGCAGACCTACATGAACGCGGCGTCCACCTACAGCATGTCCCCGGCGTACACGCAACAGACCACCAGCGCCATGGGGCTGAGCTCCATGGCGTCCGTGTGTAAGACGGAGCCGAGCTCGCCGCCGCCGGCCATCACGTCCCACTCTCAGCGGGCGTGCTTGGGGGACCTGAGGGACATGATCAGCATGTACCTGCCCCCGGGCGGGGACAGCGCGGAGCATTCCTCCCTGCAGAGCAGCCGGTTACACAGCGTCCATCCGCACTATCAGACCGCAGGGACTGGAGTCAACGGGACGCTACCTCTCACCCACATCTGAATAATaaatagtagtaataataataataataaagaaagacttttaaaaaaatgtacttcGGATACTTGAACTTCTTTTGGTTGCTGCAGAAAGAACGTTCAGCAGAATCGTTCAAGAACAGTTTTATCTGAAAATCCTGACTCGTCCGTTTGATGAACTTTAAATGGACCCAAACTGAACGCTGAGCCCAGCTCCGCCGAGGCTTTTCATCACAAGTAGAAGCAATCAACCTGTGTAGAAGAATTGGACttctatattttaaataaat
This genomic interval carries:
- the sox3 gene encoding transcription factor Sox-3; its protein translation is MYNMMETEIKTPLPQSNSGSAPGAKNNSASDQERVKRPMNAFMVWSRGQRRKMAQENPKMHNSEISKRLGADWKLLTDAEKRPFIDEAKRLRAMHMKEHPDYKYRPRRKTKTLLKKDKYSLPGGLLAPGSNAVNNSVSVGQRMDGYAHMNGWTNSAYSLMQDQLAYPQHHSMNSPQIQQMHRYEMAGLQYPMMSSAQTYMNAASTYSMSPAYTQQTTSAMGLSSMASVCKTEPSSPPPAITSHSQRACLGDLRDMISMYLPPGGDSAEHSSLQSSRLHSVHPHYQTAGTGVNGTLPLTHI